A genomic window from Equus caballus isolate H_3958 breed thoroughbred chromosome 5, TB-T2T, whole genome shotgun sequence includes:
- the FCRLA gene encoding Fc receptor-like A isoform X10 codes for MAGAFYFSLTMLWAAQILLAAGCHAAARFETLQCERPVSTRDGICHIDEDLRGQREADSQLKGYTFSQPFHLIVSYDWLILQSPAKPIFEGDPLVLRCQAWQDWPLAQVTFYRDGSALGPPGPNREFSIAVAKEADSGHYHCSGIFRSPGPGSTETASSVTITVQELFPAPVLRATPSAKPKEGGPVTLSCQTKLPLQRSATRLLFSFYKDGKTVRSTGLSSEFQILKASEAHSGSYWCEAATEDKQVWKQSSKLEIRVQGTRSPSVSPNGRSSQTTARYESSPRSPGHGVEELVFPPEA; via the exons ATGGCTGGTGCCTTCTACTTTTCTCTTACTATGCTCTGGGCAGCCCAGATACTACTGG CAGCTGGATGTCATGCTG CTGCCAGATTTGAGACATTACAATGTGAAAGACCTGTCAGCACCCGGGATGGCATCTGCCACATTGACGAAGACTTGAGAGGCCAGAGGGAAGCTGACTCCCAGCTCAAGGGCTACACTTTCAGTCAACCCTTCCATCTGATTGTGTCCTACG ACTGGCTCATCCTCCAAAGTCCAGCCAAGCCCATATTTGAAGGAGATCCATTAGTTCTGCGCTGCCAAGCCTGGCAAGACTGGCCACTGGCCCAGGTCACCTTCTACCGAGATGGCTCAGCCCTGGGTCCCCCTGGACCTAACAGAGAATTCTCCATCGCCGTGGCGAAAGAGGCAGACAGTGGGCACTATCACTGCAGTGGCATCTTCAGGAGTCCTGGTCCTGGGAGCACAGAAACGGCATCTTCTGTGACTATCACAGTTCAAG AACTGTTTCCAGCACCAGTTCTCAGAGCCACTCCCTCAGCTAAGCCCAAAGAGGGAGGCCCAGTGACCCTGAGCTGTCAGACAAAGCTGCCCCTGCAGAGGTCAGCCACTcgcctcctcttctccttctacaAGGATGGCAAGACAGTGCGCAGCACGGGCCTCTCCTCAGAATTCCAGATCCTCAAAGCTTCAGAGGCACACTCTGGGTCCTACTGGTGTGAAGCGGCCACCGAGGACAAGCAAGTTTGGAAACAGAGCTCCAAGCTGGAGATCAGGGTGCAGG GTACCAGATCCCCATCTGTATCACCAAATGGGCGCTCTTCTCAAACAACTGCAAGATATGAGAGCTCTCCTCGGTCACCTGGTCATGGAGTTGAGGAACTTGTCTTTCCACCTGAAGCTTGA
- the FCRLA gene encoding Fc receptor-like A isoform X11 encodes MAGAFYFSLTMLWAAQILLAARFETLQCERPVSTRDGICHIDEDLRGQREADSQLKGYTFSQPFHLIVSYDWLILQSPAKPIFEGDPLVLRCQAWQDWPLAQVTFYRDGSALGPPGPNREFSIAVAKEADSGHYHCSGIFRSPGPGSTETASSVTITVQELFPAPVLRATPSAKPKEGGPVTLSCQTKLPLQRSATRLLFSFYKDGKTVRSTGLSSEFQILKASEAHSGSYWCEAATEDKQVWKQSSKLEIRVQGTRSPSVSPNGRSSQTTARYESSPRSPGHGVEELVFPPEA; translated from the exons ATGGCTGGTGCCTTCTACTTTTCTCTTACTATGCTCTGGGCAGCCCAGATACTACTGG CTGCCAGATTTGAGACATTACAATGTGAAAGACCTGTCAGCACCCGGGATGGCATCTGCCACATTGACGAAGACTTGAGAGGCCAGAGGGAAGCTGACTCCCAGCTCAAGGGCTACACTTTCAGTCAACCCTTCCATCTGATTGTGTCCTACG ACTGGCTCATCCTCCAAAGTCCAGCCAAGCCCATATTTGAAGGAGATCCATTAGTTCTGCGCTGCCAAGCCTGGCAAGACTGGCCACTGGCCCAGGTCACCTTCTACCGAGATGGCTCAGCCCTGGGTCCCCCTGGACCTAACAGAGAATTCTCCATCGCCGTGGCGAAAGAGGCAGACAGTGGGCACTATCACTGCAGTGGCATCTTCAGGAGTCCTGGTCCTGGGAGCACAGAAACGGCATCTTCTGTGACTATCACAGTTCAAG AACTGTTTCCAGCACCAGTTCTCAGAGCCACTCCCTCAGCTAAGCCCAAAGAGGGAGGCCCAGTGACCCTGAGCTGTCAGACAAAGCTGCCCCTGCAGAGGTCAGCCACTcgcctcctcttctccttctacaAGGATGGCAAGACAGTGCGCAGCACGGGCCTCTCCTCAGAATTCCAGATCCTCAAAGCTTCAGAGGCACACTCTGGGTCCTACTGGTGTGAAGCGGCCACCGAGGACAAGCAAGTTTGGAAACAGAGCTCCAAGCTGGAGATCAGGGTGCAGG GTACCAGATCCCCATCTGTATCACCAAATGGGCGCTCTTCTCAAACAACTGCAAGATATGAGAGCTCTCCTCGGTCACCTGGTCATGGAGTTGAGGAACTTGTCTTTCCACCTGAAGCTTGA
- the FCRLA gene encoding Fc receptor-like A isoform X5, with protein sequence MAGAFYFSLTMLWAAQILLAGCHAAARFETLQCERPVSTRDGICHIDEDLRGQREADSQLKGYTFSQPFHLIVSYDWLILQSPAKPIFEGDPLVLRCQAWQDWPLAQVTFYRDGSALGPPGPNREFSIAVAKEADSGHYHCSGIFRSPGPGSTETASSVTITVQELFPAPVLRATPSAKPKEGGPVTLSCQTKLPLQRSATRLLFSFYKDGKTVRSTGLSSEFQILKASEAHSGSYWCEAATEDKQVWKQSSKLEIRVQGPSSSAASPTLNSASQKSAAPETTPKEPPKPVPPLSTPSSEDPGFSPPLQVPDPHLYHQMGALLKQLQDMRALLGHLVMELRNLSFHLKLETTKGPAKYE encoded by the exons ATGGCTGGTGCCTTCTACTTTTCTCTTACTATGCTCTGGGCAGCCCAGATACTACTGG CTGGATGTCATGCTG CTGCCAGATTTGAGACATTACAATGTGAAAGACCTGTCAGCACCCGGGATGGCATCTGCCACATTGACGAAGACTTGAGAGGCCAGAGGGAAGCTGACTCCCAGCTCAAGGGCTACACTTTCAGTCAACCCTTCCATCTGATTGTGTCCTACG ACTGGCTCATCCTCCAAAGTCCAGCCAAGCCCATATTTGAAGGAGATCCATTAGTTCTGCGCTGCCAAGCCTGGCAAGACTGGCCACTGGCCCAGGTCACCTTCTACCGAGATGGCTCAGCCCTGGGTCCCCCTGGACCTAACAGAGAATTCTCCATCGCCGTGGCGAAAGAGGCAGACAGTGGGCACTATCACTGCAGTGGCATCTTCAGGAGTCCTGGTCCTGGGAGCACAGAAACGGCATCTTCTGTGACTATCACAGTTCAAG AACTGTTTCCAGCACCAGTTCTCAGAGCCACTCCCTCAGCTAAGCCCAAAGAGGGAGGCCCAGTGACCCTGAGCTGTCAGACAAAGCTGCCCCTGCAGAGGTCAGCCACTcgcctcctcttctccttctacaAGGATGGCAAGACAGTGCGCAGCACGGGCCTCTCCTCAGAATTCCAGATCCTCAAAGCTTCAGAGGCACACTCTGGGTCCTACTGGTGTGAAGCGGCCACCGAGGACAAGCAAGTTTGGAAACAGAGCTCCAAGCTGGAGATCAGGGTGCAGG GTCCCTCCAGCTCTGCTGCATCCCCCACCTTGAATTCAGCTTCTCAGAAATCAGCTGCTCCAGAAACTACTCCTAAAGAGCCCCCTAAGCCTGTGCCTCCACTGTCCACCCCTTCTTCTGAGGATCCAggcttctcccctcctctgcagGTACCAGATCCCCATCTGTATCACCAAATGGGCGCTCTTCTCAAACAACTGCAAGATATGAGAGCTCTCCTCGGTCACCTGGTCATGGAGTTGAGGAACTTGTCTTTCCACCTGAAGCTTGAGACCACAAAGGGTCCTGCCAAATATGAGTAA
- the FCRLA gene encoding Fc receptor-like A isoform X8, whose protein sequence is MAGAFYFSLTMLWAAQILLAAGCHAVTASFSGSSRTMPSSAARFETLQCERPVSTRDGICHIDEDLRGQREADSQLKGYTFSQPFHLIVSYDWLILQSPAKPIFEGDPLVLRCQAWQDWPLAQVTFYRDGSALGPPGPNREFSIAVAKEADSGHYHCSGIFRSPGPGSTETASSVTITVQELFPAPVLRATPSAKPKEGGPVTLSCQTKLPLQRSATRLLFSFYKDGKTVRSTGLSSEFQILKASEAHSGSYWCEAATEDKQVWKQSSKLEIRVQGTRSPSVSPNGRSSQTTARYESSPRSPGHGVEELVFPPEA, encoded by the exons ATGGCTGGTGCCTTCTACTTTTCTCTTACTATGCTCTGGGCAGCCCAGATACTACTGG CAGCTGGATGTCATGCTG TCACAGCatcattttctggttcttctcGGACCATGCCCTCCTCAGCTGCCAGATTTGAGACATTACAATGTGAAAGACCTGTCAGCACCCGGGATGGCATCTGCCACATTGACGAAGACTTGAGAGGCCAGAGGGAAGCTGACTCCCAGCTCAAGGGCTACACTTTCAGTCAACCCTTCCATCTGATTGTGTCCTACG ACTGGCTCATCCTCCAAAGTCCAGCCAAGCCCATATTTGAAGGAGATCCATTAGTTCTGCGCTGCCAAGCCTGGCAAGACTGGCCACTGGCCCAGGTCACCTTCTACCGAGATGGCTCAGCCCTGGGTCCCCCTGGACCTAACAGAGAATTCTCCATCGCCGTGGCGAAAGAGGCAGACAGTGGGCACTATCACTGCAGTGGCATCTTCAGGAGTCCTGGTCCTGGGAGCACAGAAACGGCATCTTCTGTGACTATCACAGTTCAAG AACTGTTTCCAGCACCAGTTCTCAGAGCCACTCCCTCAGCTAAGCCCAAAGAGGGAGGCCCAGTGACCCTGAGCTGTCAGACAAAGCTGCCCCTGCAGAGGTCAGCCACTcgcctcctcttctccttctacaAGGATGGCAAGACAGTGCGCAGCACGGGCCTCTCCTCAGAATTCCAGATCCTCAAAGCTTCAGAGGCACACTCTGGGTCCTACTGGTGTGAAGCGGCCACCGAGGACAAGCAAGTTTGGAAACAGAGCTCCAAGCTGGAGATCAGGGTGCAGG GTACCAGATCCCCATCTGTATCACCAAATGGGCGCTCTTCTCAAACAACTGCAAGATATGAGAGCTCTCCTCGGTCACCTGGTCATGGAGTTGAGGAACTTGTCTTTCCACCTGAAGCTTGA
- the FCRLA gene encoding Fc receptor-like A isoform X1, with protein sequence MAGAFYFSLTMLWAAQILLAAGCHAVTASFSGSSRTMPSSAARFETLQCERPVSTRDGICHIDEDLRGQREADSQLKGYTFSQPFHLIVSYDWLILQSPAKPIFEGDPLVLRCQAWQDWPLAQVTFYRDGSALGPPGPNREFSIAVAKEADSGHYHCSGIFRSPGPGSTETASSVTITVQELFPAPVLRATPSAKPKEGGPVTLSCQTKLPLQRSATRLLFSFYKDGKTVRSTGLSSEFQILKASEAHSGSYWCEAATEDKQVWKQSSKLEIRVQGPSSSAASPTLNSASQKSAAPETTPKEPPKPVPPLSTPSSEDPGFSPPLQVPDPHLYHQMGALLKQLQDMRALLGHLVMELRNLSFHLKLETTKGPAKYE encoded by the exons ATGGCTGGTGCCTTCTACTTTTCTCTTACTATGCTCTGGGCAGCCCAGATACTACTGG CAGCTGGATGTCATGCTG TCACAGCatcattttctggttcttctcGGACCATGCCCTCCTCAGCTGCCAGATTTGAGACATTACAATGTGAAAGACCTGTCAGCACCCGGGATGGCATCTGCCACATTGACGAAGACTTGAGAGGCCAGAGGGAAGCTGACTCCCAGCTCAAGGGCTACACTTTCAGTCAACCCTTCCATCTGATTGTGTCCTACG ACTGGCTCATCCTCCAAAGTCCAGCCAAGCCCATATTTGAAGGAGATCCATTAGTTCTGCGCTGCCAAGCCTGGCAAGACTGGCCACTGGCCCAGGTCACCTTCTACCGAGATGGCTCAGCCCTGGGTCCCCCTGGACCTAACAGAGAATTCTCCATCGCCGTGGCGAAAGAGGCAGACAGTGGGCACTATCACTGCAGTGGCATCTTCAGGAGTCCTGGTCCTGGGAGCACAGAAACGGCATCTTCTGTGACTATCACAGTTCAAG AACTGTTTCCAGCACCAGTTCTCAGAGCCACTCCCTCAGCTAAGCCCAAAGAGGGAGGCCCAGTGACCCTGAGCTGTCAGACAAAGCTGCCCCTGCAGAGGTCAGCCACTcgcctcctcttctccttctacaAGGATGGCAAGACAGTGCGCAGCACGGGCCTCTCCTCAGAATTCCAGATCCTCAAAGCTTCAGAGGCACACTCTGGGTCCTACTGGTGTGAAGCGGCCACCGAGGACAAGCAAGTTTGGAAACAGAGCTCCAAGCTGGAGATCAGGGTGCAGG GTCCCTCCAGCTCTGCTGCATCCCCCACCTTGAATTCAGCTTCTCAGAAATCAGCTGCTCCAGAAACTACTCCTAAAGAGCCCCCTAAGCCTGTGCCTCCACTGTCCACCCCTTCTTCTGAGGATCCAggcttctcccctcctctgcagGTACCAGATCCCCATCTGTATCACCAAATGGGCGCTCTTCTCAAACAACTGCAAGATATGAGAGCTCTCCTCGGTCACCTGGTCATGGAGTTGAGGAACTTGTCTTTCCACCTGAAGCTTGAGACCACAAAGGGTCCTGCCAAATATGAGTAA
- the FCRLA gene encoding Fc receptor-like A isoform X4, translating to MAGAFYFSLTMLWAAQILLAAGCHAAARFETLQCERPVSTRDGICHIDEDLRGQREADSQLKGYTFSQPFHLIVSYDWLILQSPAKPIFEGDPLVLRCQAWQDWPLAQVTFYRDGSALGPPGPNREFSIAVAKEADSGHYHCSGIFRSPGPGSTETASSVTITVQELFPAPVLRATPSAKPKEGGPVTLSCQTKLPLQRSATRLLFSFYKDGKTVRSTGLSSEFQILKASEAHSGSYWCEAATEDKQVWKQSSKLEIRVQGPSSSAASPTLNSASQKSAAPETTPKEPPKPVPPLSTPSSEDPGFSPPLQVPDPHLYHQMGALLKQLQDMRALLGHLVMELRNLSFHLKLETTKGPAKYE from the exons ATGGCTGGTGCCTTCTACTTTTCTCTTACTATGCTCTGGGCAGCCCAGATACTACTGG CAGCTGGATGTCATGCTG CTGCCAGATTTGAGACATTACAATGTGAAAGACCTGTCAGCACCCGGGATGGCATCTGCCACATTGACGAAGACTTGAGAGGCCAGAGGGAAGCTGACTCCCAGCTCAAGGGCTACACTTTCAGTCAACCCTTCCATCTGATTGTGTCCTACG ACTGGCTCATCCTCCAAAGTCCAGCCAAGCCCATATTTGAAGGAGATCCATTAGTTCTGCGCTGCCAAGCCTGGCAAGACTGGCCACTGGCCCAGGTCACCTTCTACCGAGATGGCTCAGCCCTGGGTCCCCCTGGACCTAACAGAGAATTCTCCATCGCCGTGGCGAAAGAGGCAGACAGTGGGCACTATCACTGCAGTGGCATCTTCAGGAGTCCTGGTCCTGGGAGCACAGAAACGGCATCTTCTGTGACTATCACAGTTCAAG AACTGTTTCCAGCACCAGTTCTCAGAGCCACTCCCTCAGCTAAGCCCAAAGAGGGAGGCCCAGTGACCCTGAGCTGTCAGACAAAGCTGCCCCTGCAGAGGTCAGCCACTcgcctcctcttctccttctacaAGGATGGCAAGACAGTGCGCAGCACGGGCCTCTCCTCAGAATTCCAGATCCTCAAAGCTTCAGAGGCACACTCTGGGTCCTACTGGTGTGAAGCGGCCACCGAGGACAAGCAAGTTTGGAAACAGAGCTCCAAGCTGGAGATCAGGGTGCAGG GTCCCTCCAGCTCTGCTGCATCCCCCACCTTGAATTCAGCTTCTCAGAAATCAGCTGCTCCAGAAACTACTCCTAAAGAGCCCCCTAAGCCTGTGCCTCCACTGTCCACCCCTTCTTCTGAGGATCCAggcttctcccctcctctgcagGTACCAGATCCCCATCTGTATCACCAAATGGGCGCTCTTCTCAAACAACTGCAAGATATGAGAGCTCTCCTCGGTCACCTGGTCATGGAGTTGAGGAACTTGTCTTTCCACCTGAAGCTTGAGACCACAAAGGGTCCTGCCAAATATGAGTAA
- the FCRLA gene encoding Fc receptor-like A isoform X2, translated as MAGAFYFSLTMLWAAQILLAGCHAVTASFSGSSRTMPSSAARFETLQCERPVSTRDGICHIDEDLRGQREADSQLKGYTFSQPFHLIVSYDWLILQSPAKPIFEGDPLVLRCQAWQDWPLAQVTFYRDGSALGPPGPNREFSIAVAKEADSGHYHCSGIFRSPGPGSTETASSVTITVQELFPAPVLRATPSAKPKEGGPVTLSCQTKLPLQRSATRLLFSFYKDGKTVRSTGLSSEFQILKASEAHSGSYWCEAATEDKQVWKQSSKLEIRVQGPSSSAASPTLNSASQKSAAPETTPKEPPKPVPPLSTPSSEDPGFSPPLQVPDPHLYHQMGALLKQLQDMRALLGHLVMELRNLSFHLKLETTKGPAKYE; from the exons ATGGCTGGTGCCTTCTACTTTTCTCTTACTATGCTCTGGGCAGCCCAGATACTACTGG CTGGATGTCATGCTG TCACAGCatcattttctggttcttctcGGACCATGCCCTCCTCAGCTGCCAGATTTGAGACATTACAATGTGAAAGACCTGTCAGCACCCGGGATGGCATCTGCCACATTGACGAAGACTTGAGAGGCCAGAGGGAAGCTGACTCCCAGCTCAAGGGCTACACTTTCAGTCAACCCTTCCATCTGATTGTGTCCTACG ACTGGCTCATCCTCCAAAGTCCAGCCAAGCCCATATTTGAAGGAGATCCATTAGTTCTGCGCTGCCAAGCCTGGCAAGACTGGCCACTGGCCCAGGTCACCTTCTACCGAGATGGCTCAGCCCTGGGTCCCCCTGGACCTAACAGAGAATTCTCCATCGCCGTGGCGAAAGAGGCAGACAGTGGGCACTATCACTGCAGTGGCATCTTCAGGAGTCCTGGTCCTGGGAGCACAGAAACGGCATCTTCTGTGACTATCACAGTTCAAG AACTGTTTCCAGCACCAGTTCTCAGAGCCACTCCCTCAGCTAAGCCCAAAGAGGGAGGCCCAGTGACCCTGAGCTGTCAGACAAAGCTGCCCCTGCAGAGGTCAGCCACTcgcctcctcttctccttctacaAGGATGGCAAGACAGTGCGCAGCACGGGCCTCTCCTCAGAATTCCAGATCCTCAAAGCTTCAGAGGCACACTCTGGGTCCTACTGGTGTGAAGCGGCCACCGAGGACAAGCAAGTTTGGAAACAGAGCTCCAAGCTGGAGATCAGGGTGCAGG GTCCCTCCAGCTCTGCTGCATCCCCCACCTTGAATTCAGCTTCTCAGAAATCAGCTGCTCCAGAAACTACTCCTAAAGAGCCCCCTAAGCCTGTGCCTCCACTGTCCACCCCTTCTTCTGAGGATCCAggcttctcccctcctctgcagGTACCAGATCCCCATCTGTATCACCAAATGGGCGCTCTTCTCAAACAACTGCAAGATATGAGAGCTCTCCTCGGTCACCTGGTCATGGAGTTGAGGAACTTGTCTTTCCACCTGAAGCTTGAGACCACAAAGGGTCCTGCCAAATATGAGTAA
- the FCRLA gene encoding Fc receptor-like A isoform X9: MAGAFYFSLTMLWAAQILLVTASFSGSSRTMPSSAARFETLQCERPVSTRDGICHIDEDLRGQREADSQLKGYTFSQPFHLIVSYDWLILQSPAKPIFEGDPLVLRCQAWQDWPLAQVTFYRDGSALGPPGPNREFSIAVAKEADSGHYHCSGIFRSPGPGSTETASSVTITVQELFPAPVLRATPSAKPKEGGPVTLSCQTKLPLQRSATRLLFSFYKDGKTVRSTGLSSEFQILKASEAHSGSYWCEAATEDKQVWKQSSKLEIRVQGTRSPSVSPNGRSSQTTARYESSPRSPGHGVEELVFPPEA; this comes from the exons ATGGCTGGTGCCTTCTACTTTTCTCTTACTATGCTCTGGGCAGCCCAGATACTACTGG TCACAGCatcattttctggttcttctcGGACCATGCCCTCCTCAGCTGCCAGATTTGAGACATTACAATGTGAAAGACCTGTCAGCACCCGGGATGGCATCTGCCACATTGACGAAGACTTGAGAGGCCAGAGGGAAGCTGACTCCCAGCTCAAGGGCTACACTTTCAGTCAACCCTTCCATCTGATTGTGTCCTACG ACTGGCTCATCCTCCAAAGTCCAGCCAAGCCCATATTTGAAGGAGATCCATTAGTTCTGCGCTGCCAAGCCTGGCAAGACTGGCCACTGGCCCAGGTCACCTTCTACCGAGATGGCTCAGCCCTGGGTCCCCCTGGACCTAACAGAGAATTCTCCATCGCCGTGGCGAAAGAGGCAGACAGTGGGCACTATCACTGCAGTGGCATCTTCAGGAGTCCTGGTCCTGGGAGCACAGAAACGGCATCTTCTGTGACTATCACAGTTCAAG AACTGTTTCCAGCACCAGTTCTCAGAGCCACTCCCTCAGCTAAGCCCAAAGAGGGAGGCCCAGTGACCCTGAGCTGTCAGACAAAGCTGCCCCTGCAGAGGTCAGCCACTcgcctcctcttctccttctacaAGGATGGCAAGACAGTGCGCAGCACGGGCCTCTCCTCAGAATTCCAGATCCTCAAAGCTTCAGAGGCACACTCTGGGTCCTACTGGTGTGAAGCGGCCACCGAGGACAAGCAAGTTTGGAAACAGAGCTCCAAGCTGGAGATCAGGGTGCAGG GTACCAGATCCCCATCTGTATCACCAAATGGGCGCTCTTCTCAAACAACTGCAAGATATGAGAGCTCTCCTCGGTCACCTGGTCATGGAGTTGAGGAACTTGTCTTTCCACCTGAAGCTTGA
- the FCRLA gene encoding Fc receptor-like A isoform X6, which yields MAGAFYFSLTMLWAAQILLAARFETLQCERPVSTRDGICHIDEDLRGQREADSQLKGYTFSQPFHLIVSYDWLILQSPAKPIFEGDPLVLRCQAWQDWPLAQVTFYRDGSALGPPGPNREFSIAVAKEADSGHYHCSGIFRSPGPGSTETASSVTITVQELFPAPVLRATPSAKPKEGGPVTLSCQTKLPLQRSATRLLFSFYKDGKTVRSTGLSSEFQILKASEAHSGSYWCEAATEDKQVWKQSSKLEIRVQGPSSSAASPTLNSASQKSAAPETTPKEPPKPVPPLSTPSSEDPGFSPPLQVPDPHLYHQMGALLKQLQDMRALLGHLVMELRNLSFHLKLETTKGPAKYE from the exons ATGGCTGGTGCCTTCTACTTTTCTCTTACTATGCTCTGGGCAGCCCAGATACTACTGG CTGCCAGATTTGAGACATTACAATGTGAAAGACCTGTCAGCACCCGGGATGGCATCTGCCACATTGACGAAGACTTGAGAGGCCAGAGGGAAGCTGACTCCCAGCTCAAGGGCTACACTTTCAGTCAACCCTTCCATCTGATTGTGTCCTACG ACTGGCTCATCCTCCAAAGTCCAGCCAAGCCCATATTTGAAGGAGATCCATTAGTTCTGCGCTGCCAAGCCTGGCAAGACTGGCCACTGGCCCAGGTCACCTTCTACCGAGATGGCTCAGCCCTGGGTCCCCCTGGACCTAACAGAGAATTCTCCATCGCCGTGGCGAAAGAGGCAGACAGTGGGCACTATCACTGCAGTGGCATCTTCAGGAGTCCTGGTCCTGGGAGCACAGAAACGGCATCTTCTGTGACTATCACAGTTCAAG AACTGTTTCCAGCACCAGTTCTCAGAGCCACTCCCTCAGCTAAGCCCAAAGAGGGAGGCCCAGTGACCCTGAGCTGTCAGACAAAGCTGCCCCTGCAGAGGTCAGCCACTcgcctcctcttctccttctacaAGGATGGCAAGACAGTGCGCAGCACGGGCCTCTCCTCAGAATTCCAGATCCTCAAAGCTTCAGAGGCACACTCTGGGTCCTACTGGTGTGAAGCGGCCACCGAGGACAAGCAAGTTTGGAAACAGAGCTCCAAGCTGGAGATCAGGGTGCAGG GTCCCTCCAGCTCTGCTGCATCCCCCACCTTGAATTCAGCTTCTCAGAAATCAGCTGCTCCAGAAACTACTCCTAAAGAGCCCCCTAAGCCTGTGCCTCCACTGTCCACCCCTTCTTCTGAGGATCCAggcttctcccctcctctgcagGTACCAGATCCCCATCTGTATCACCAAATGGGCGCTCTTCTCAAACAACTGCAAGATATGAGAGCTCTCCTCGGTCACCTGGTCATGGAGTTGAGGAACTTGTCTTTCCACCTGAAGCTTGAGACCACAAAGGGTCCTGCCAAATATGAGTAA
- the FCRLA gene encoding Fc receptor-like A isoform X3 has product MAGAFYFSLTMLWAAQILLVTASFSGSSRTMPSSAARFETLQCERPVSTRDGICHIDEDLRGQREADSQLKGYTFSQPFHLIVSYDWLILQSPAKPIFEGDPLVLRCQAWQDWPLAQVTFYRDGSALGPPGPNREFSIAVAKEADSGHYHCSGIFRSPGPGSTETASSVTITVQELFPAPVLRATPSAKPKEGGPVTLSCQTKLPLQRSATRLLFSFYKDGKTVRSTGLSSEFQILKASEAHSGSYWCEAATEDKQVWKQSSKLEIRVQGPSSSAASPTLNSASQKSAAPETTPKEPPKPVPPLSTPSSEDPGFSPPLQVPDPHLYHQMGALLKQLQDMRALLGHLVMELRNLSFHLKLETTKGPAKYE; this is encoded by the exons ATGGCTGGTGCCTTCTACTTTTCTCTTACTATGCTCTGGGCAGCCCAGATACTACTGG TCACAGCatcattttctggttcttctcGGACCATGCCCTCCTCAGCTGCCAGATTTGAGACATTACAATGTGAAAGACCTGTCAGCACCCGGGATGGCATCTGCCACATTGACGAAGACTTGAGAGGCCAGAGGGAAGCTGACTCCCAGCTCAAGGGCTACACTTTCAGTCAACCCTTCCATCTGATTGTGTCCTACG ACTGGCTCATCCTCCAAAGTCCAGCCAAGCCCATATTTGAAGGAGATCCATTAGTTCTGCGCTGCCAAGCCTGGCAAGACTGGCCACTGGCCCAGGTCACCTTCTACCGAGATGGCTCAGCCCTGGGTCCCCCTGGACCTAACAGAGAATTCTCCATCGCCGTGGCGAAAGAGGCAGACAGTGGGCACTATCACTGCAGTGGCATCTTCAGGAGTCCTGGTCCTGGGAGCACAGAAACGGCATCTTCTGTGACTATCACAGTTCAAG AACTGTTTCCAGCACCAGTTCTCAGAGCCACTCCCTCAGCTAAGCCCAAAGAGGGAGGCCCAGTGACCCTGAGCTGTCAGACAAAGCTGCCCCTGCAGAGGTCAGCCACTcgcctcctcttctccttctacaAGGATGGCAAGACAGTGCGCAGCACGGGCCTCTCCTCAGAATTCCAGATCCTCAAAGCTTCAGAGGCACACTCTGGGTCCTACTGGTGTGAAGCGGCCACCGAGGACAAGCAAGTTTGGAAACAGAGCTCCAAGCTGGAGATCAGGGTGCAGG GTCCCTCCAGCTCTGCTGCATCCCCCACCTTGAATTCAGCTTCTCAGAAATCAGCTGCTCCAGAAACTACTCCTAAAGAGCCCCCTAAGCCTGTGCCTCCACTGTCCACCCCTTCTTCTGAGGATCCAggcttctcccctcctctgcagGTACCAGATCCCCATCTGTATCACCAAATGGGCGCTCTTCTCAAACAACTGCAAGATATGAGAGCTCTCCTCGGTCACCTGGTCATGGAGTTGAGGAACTTGTCTTTCCACCTGAAGCTTGAGACCACAAAGGGTCCTGCCAAATATGAGTAA